The proteins below are encoded in one region of Halalkalicoccus jeotgali B3:
- a CDS encoding RNA polymerase Rpb4 family protein, with protein MTIFKEVLGEEYLTVSETKALLSEVEAERAADPDREMRYELARAIEHVNRFTVLSPEDAQALVSDLEALEKVNESTAYKIADLLPRDRDELRSVYAQERYSLSGEELDEVLNVVSQYA; from the coding sequence ATGACGATCTTCAAGGAGGTACTCGGCGAGGAGTATCTCACCGTCTCGGAGACCAAGGCGTTGCTCTCGGAGGTCGAAGCCGAGCGTGCTGCCGATCCCGATCGGGAGATGCGCTATGAACTCGCGCGTGCGATCGAGCACGTCAACCGCTTTACCGTCCTCTCGCCGGAGGACGCCCAGGCGCTTGTCTCGGACCTTGAGGCCCTCGAGAAGGTCAACGAGTCGACGGCCTACAAGATCGCCGACCTCCTGCCGCGGGACCGGGACGAACTGCGATCCGTCTACGCCCAAGAGCGCTATTCGCTCTCGGGTGAGGAACTCGACGAGGTCCTAAACGTCGTCTCGCAGTACGCGTAA
- a CDS encoding HVO_2753 family zinc finger protein: MSQSQQKQARKCVSCGINISGTNAARFDCPECDTQIYRCAKCRKQSNLYECPDCGFMGP; this comes from the coding sequence ATGAGTCAATCCCAGCAGAAACAGGCACGAAAGTGCGTCTCGTGCGGGATCAACATCTCGGGCACGAACGCCGCCCGGTTCGACTGCCCCGAGTGCGACACCCAGATCTACCGCTGTGCGAAATGCCGAAAGCAGAGCAACCTCTATGAGTGTCCTGACTGCGGTTTCATGGGCCCATAA
- a CDS encoding mechanosensitive ion channel family protein, protein MNELLAGLDVLAERYPAVPTRIAITLLAIGVVSLVSWSVARLRRFPEDEVHSTVVDLAGSIVIAGSLVGATAVVIGVWGQASTVAFALARANVDTATFGRLLLTVGLFAGTLVFVRFLRGLISELLSGHETVSEHQLEVTYRLTQIGSYILAVLVALGLWNVDLSGLLIGAGVLGAILGLAAQQTLASIFAGFVLMFSRPFEIGDWIEISDQEGIVSDITIVSTRIQTFDGEYVIVPNDEVSAQTINNRSKKGRLRLRVPVGVDYDTDLDRAESVIREAIDDLELLMRVPTPQIVVTEFGDSSIDFEVRFWIDKPSARRRWRAKQAVIKAINAAFDREDVSIPFPQRELSGRHGTFGNDESAPSRAAEGDP, encoded by the coding sequence GTGAACGAGTTGCTCGCGGGGTTGGACGTACTGGCCGAGCGCTACCCGGCGGTGCCGACGCGGATCGCGATCACGCTTCTGGCTATCGGGGTCGTCTCGCTGGTGAGTTGGAGCGTCGCCCGTCTGCGTCGGTTCCCCGAGGACGAGGTGCACTCGACGGTCGTTGATCTGGCGGGCTCGATCGTCATCGCCGGCTCGCTCGTGGGCGCGACCGCCGTCGTGATCGGGGTCTGGGGGCAGGCGAGCACAGTCGCGTTCGCGCTCGCCCGGGCGAACGTCGACACCGCGACGTTCGGGCGCCTGTTGCTGACCGTCGGCCTGTTCGCCGGAACGCTCGTCTTCGTGCGATTCCTTCGGGGACTGATCTCGGAGTTGCTGAGCGGTCACGAGACGGTCAGCGAACACCAACTCGAGGTGACCTACCGGCTCACGCAGATCGGAAGCTACATCCTCGCCGTCCTCGTCGCCCTCGGCCTCTGGAACGTCGACCTGAGCGGGCTGTTGATCGGGGCGGGCGTGCTGGGGGCGATCCTCGGGCTCGCGGCCCAGCAGACGCTCGCGTCGATCTTCGCGGGGTTCGTCCTCATGTTCTCGCGGCCCTTCGAGATCGGCGACTGGATCGAGATCAGCGATCAGGAGGGAATCGTCAGCGACATCACCATCGTCAGCACCCGGATCCAGACGTTCGACGGCGAATACGTGATCGTCCCCAACGACGAGGTGAGCGCCCAGACGATCAACAACCGCTCGAAAAAGGGCCGCCTTCGCCTTCGGGTCCCGGTCGGGGTCGATTACGATACCGATCTGGACCGGGCCGAGTCGGTCATCCGAGAGGCGATCGACGACCTCGAATTGCTCATGCGGGTCCCCACCCCCCAGATCGTCGTCACGGAGTTCGGCGACTCCTCGATCGACTTCGAGGTCCGCTTCTGGATCGACAAGCCGAGCGCCCGGCGACGCTGGCGGGCCAAACAGGCCGTGATCAAGGCGATCAACGCCGCCTTCGACCGCGAGGACGTCTCGATCCCGTTCCCACAGCGCGAACTGTCGGGTCGCCACGGGACCTTCGGGAACGACGAATCCGCCCCGTCGCGGGCGGCCGAGGGCGACCCGTGA
- a CDS encoding 16S ribosomal RNA methyltransferase A encodes MRDPDGLLARAGVRGDPNADQHFLIDDRVLDRLPTYATAIDADLSHVLEIGAGPGALTDRLCRVADRVTAVERDPDLVSFLRREFADEIADGTLSVVEGDALDVSLPEFTACLSNLPYGVSSQIAFRLFPRKRPLVLMFQREFAERMVAEPNTPEYGRLSVSAQHYADPEIVETVPKEAFSPPPAVESALVRARPRDPEYTVSDEAFFLRFVKALFTQRRKTLRNAIRNTGHISGLEDPDAVVEAADEDLMGRRAGTLAPTEFAALCELALERGEPG; translated from the coding sequence ATGAGAGACCCGGACGGACTGCTCGCGCGTGCGGGCGTTCGCGGCGATCCGAACGCCGACCAGCACTTCCTCATCGACGACCGGGTGCTCGACCGGCTCCCGACGTATGCCACGGCGATCGACGCTGACCTCTCGCACGTACTGGAGATCGGCGCCGGTCCCGGCGCGCTGACCGACCGGCTCTGTCGCGTCGCGGACCGCGTCACCGCCGTCGAGCGCGATCCCGACCTCGTCTCGTTTCTCCGCCGCGAGTTCGCCGACGAGATCGCCGACGGGACGCTTTCGGTGGTCGAGGGCGACGCTCTCGACGTATCGCTTCCGGAGTTCACGGCCTGTCTCTCGAACCTGCCCTACGGCGTCTCGAGTCAGATCGCCTTTCGACTGTTTCCCAGAAAGCGCCCGCTCGTGTTGATGTTCCAGCGGGAGTTCGCAGAGCGGATGGTGGCCGAACCGAACACGCCCGAGTACGGCCGCCTCTCGGTGTCAGCACAGCACTACGCCGATCCCGAGATCGTCGAGACCGTCCCGAAGGAGGCCTTTTCGCCCCCGCCGGCGGTCGAGAGCGCACTCGTCCGGGCGCGCCCGAGAGATCCCGAGTACACCGTCTCGGACGAGGCCTTCTTCCTCCGATTCGTCAAGGCGCTGTTCACCCAGCGACGAAAGACCCTTCGGAACGCGATCCGCAACACGGGCCACATCTCCGGACTCGAGGATCCCGATGCGGTCGTCGAGGCGGCCGACGAGGACCTCATGGGGAGGCGGGCGGGGACCCTGGCCCCGACGGAGTTCGCCGCGCTCTGTGAACTGGCGCTCGAGCGGGGTGAGCCGGGGTGA
- the rpl12p gene encoding 50S ribosomal protein P1 has protein sequence MEYVYAALILNETGEEINEDNLTSVLEAAGADVEESRVKALVAALEDVDVEEAVEQAAAVPAAGGASGGAAAGGEADEADEGDADEAEEAEAEEEDDDEDEGDGGEGLGQLFG, from the coding sequence ATGGAATACGTTTACGCAGCACTCATCCTGAACGAGACCGGCGAAGAGATCAACGAAGACAACCTGACCAGCGTCCTCGAGGCCGCTGGTGCCGACGTCGAGGAATCCCGAGTCAAGGCGCTCGTCGCCGCACTCGAGGACGTCGACGTCGAGGAGGCCGTCGAGCAGGCCGCCGCCGTCCCCGCCGCAGGCGGGGCCTCGGGCGGTGCCGCCGCGGGCGGCGAGGCCGACGAGGCCGACGAGGGCGATGCGGACGAGGCCGAGGAAGCCGAAGCCGAAGAGGAGGACGACGACGAGGACGAGGGCGACGGCGGCGAGGGCCTCGGCCAGCTGTTCGGTTAG
- a CDS encoding cystathionine gamma-synthase: protein MDDSEGPTEKRIETRAVHAGQTPDDETGALMTPIHANSTYVQDAPGEHRGYEYSRTGNPTRTDLEANLASLEGGAYGRAFSSGMGAINTVLNLLESGDHVVTGEDVYGGTHRIFTQVYEEYDIDFSFVDMTDLSEIEDAFEEDTELLWLETPTNPLMSVVDIAGASEIAHAHDALCAIDNTFATPYLQRPLELGADVVCHSLTKYLGGHSDVVAGALVTDDEELDDRLGFYQNSVGATPGPFDCFLVLRGTKTLPVRMDRHCENARKIASWLDEHDAVERVYYPGLESHPGHEIAATQMDDFGGMLSFELDGSLEQASMLVTETEVFTLAESLGGVESLIEQPAPMTHAAIPKEERIAAGLTDSLIRVSVGLENVEDQIADLEQAIDTAVN from the coding sequence ATGGACGATTCCGAGGGCCCAACCGAGAAACGAATCGAGACCCGCGCGGTCCACGCCGGCCAGACCCCTGATGACGAGACCGGCGCGCTGATGACGCCGATCCACGCGAACTCCACGTACGTTCAGGACGCTCCCGGCGAGCACCGGGGCTACGAGTACTCACGCACCGGGAATCCCACCCGTACGGATCTTGAGGCGAACCTCGCCTCACTCGAAGGTGGGGCGTATGGTCGGGCCTTCTCCTCGGGGATGGGCGCGATCAACACGGTTCTCAACTTGCTCGAATCGGGCGATCACGTCGTCACCGGTGAGGACGTCTACGGCGGCACTCACCGCATCTTCACGCAGGTCTACGAGGAGTACGACATCGACTTTTCGTTCGTGGACATGACCGACCTCTCGGAGATCGAGGACGCCTTCGAAGAGGACACAGAACTGCTCTGGCTCGAAACCCCGACCAACCCCCTGATGAGTGTCGTCGACATCGCGGGAGCCAGCGAGATCGCCCACGCACACGATGCGCTCTGTGCCATCGACAACACCTTCGCGACGCCCTATCTCCAGCGCCCGCTCGAACTCGGTGCGGACGTCGTCTGTCACTCCTTGACGAAGTATCTCGGTGGTCATTCGGACGTAGTCGCCGGCGCGCTCGTGACCGACGACGAGGAGCTCGACGATCGACTGGGCTTCTACCAGAATTCGGTCGGAGCGACGCCCGGTCCCTTCGACTGTTTTCTCGTCCTTCGAGGGACCAAGACCCTTCCCGTGAGGATGGACCGCCACTGTGAGAACGCCCGGAAAATAGCGAGCTGGCTCGACGAGCACGACGCCGTCGAGCGGGTCTACTATCCCGGCCTCGAATCCCATCCCGGTCACGAGATCGCGGCCACGCAGATGGACGATTTCGGCGGAATGCTCAGTTTCGAACTCGATGGCTCGCTCGAACAGGCGAGCATGCTCGTCACCGAGACGGAGGTCTTCACGCTCGCCGAGAGCCTCGGCGGCGTCGAGAGCCTGATCGAACAGCCCGCGCCGATGACCCACGCGGCGATCCCCAAAGAAGAGCGCATTGCGGCCGGCCTTACCGACAGCCTCATTCGAGTAAGTGTCGGCCTTGAGAACGTCGAGGATCAGATCGCGGATCTGGAGCAGGCGATCGACACCGCCGTGAATTGA
- a CDS encoding DUF655 domain-containing protein, giving the protein MSESDVTPSEDAIVLDYLPHGRADDDRPGYQKPPIAFALDGDEFSLHELTLTDDADLKIGDRFDVSTPPEGVDSVRPIEYGDLSGGARSELEYVIEDLIDEEEDRFVAIYNEAQPITLRLHQLNLLPGIGKKLRNTILDERKRKPFESFEEIDERVTGLHDPKSVLVDRILEELREDELKYRLFARGE; this is encoded by the coding sequence ATGAGCGAGAGCGACGTTACCCCCTCGGAGGACGCGATCGTCCTCGATTATCTCCCCCATGGCCGCGCCGACGACGACCGGCCCGGCTATCAGAAACCGCCGATCGCGTTCGCCCTCGATGGGGATGAGTTCTCCCTCCACGAGTTGACGCTCACCGACGACGCCGACCTCAAGATCGGGGACCGGTTCGATGTCTCGACCCCGCCCGAGGGCGTCGATAGCGTTCGCCCAATCGAGTACGGCGACCTCTCGGGGGGCGCCCGATCGGAACTGGAGTACGTCATCGAAGACCTCATCGACGAGGAGGAAGACCGGTTCGTCGCCATCTACAACGAGGCCCAGCCGATCACCCTCCGACTCCATCAGCTCAATCTGCTGCCGGGGATCGGCAAGAAACTCAGAAACACGATCCTCGACGAGCGAAAGCGAAAGCCCTTCGAGAGCTTCGAGGAGATCGACGAGCGAGTCACCGGTCTGCACGACCCGAAAAGCGTGCTCGTCGACCGGATCCTCGAGGAACTGCGCGAGGACGAACTCAAATACCGGCTGTTCGCCCGCGGGGAATAA
- a CDS encoding HemK2/MTQ2 family protein methyltransferase, which translates to MTRDLADRRGVETEVYGAAEDSELLAGAAADLVGSGWTVLDCGTGSGHVGVRMRKAGARVIASDLNPHACERAREAGLEAVRGDLLDPFRSGVFDAVAFNPPYLPTEPETEWDDWMEVALSGGQSGRAVIEPFLDGVGRVLAPDGIALLLVSSLTGYESVLGYAGDRGFETSVVAEESFPFETLSVVALTR; encoded by the coding sequence GTGACCCGCGATCTGGCCGACCGGCGCGGGGTCGAAACCGAGGTCTACGGGGCCGCCGAGGACTCCGAACTGCTCGCCGGGGCCGCGGCCGACCTCGTCGGATCCGGGTGGACGGTGCTGGACTGTGGCACCGGTTCGGGACACGTCGGCGTGCGAATGAGGAAAGCAGGCGCTCGGGTGATCGCCTCGGACCTCAACCCTCACGCCTGCGAGCGGGCCCGCGAGGCGGGACTCGAAGCCGTCCGAGGGGATCTGCTCGATCCCTTCCGGTCTGGCGTCTTCGACGCCGTGGCGTTCAATCCACCCTACCTGCCGACCGAACCGGAAACCGAGTGGGACGACTGGATGGAGGTCGCACTCTCCGGGGGTCAGTCGGGTCGGGCGGTAATCGAGCCGTTTCTGGACGGGGTGGGACGGGTCCTCGCGCCCGACGGGATCGCCCTGTTGCTCGTCAGCAGCTTAACGGGCTACGAGTCGGTCCTCGGATACGCCGGGGACCGGGGCTTCGAGACGAGCGTCGTCGCCGAGGAGTCGTTCCCGTTCGAGACGCTCTCGGTGGTGGCGCTGACGCGGTGA
- a CDS encoding tyrosine-type recombinase/integrase, whose protein sequence is MSSSDPSAVVLSRLKRRKSESTYREYKRHINQFQEWIETEHDISIFEIDMLSIEDMIDTMIDEKYSASSIRVRLSALSEFYKEVNKINNDLIEVPTTKNPVENITLSEWNDVYKEEKKKEPTTKEDVSYLPPTGIEELANNVPKPRMRNELLIRLCYQTGLRRKELVKLKLSDGTWHSYGRPRKITIRSENAKNGKRRVVGYQPSLDLLLDQWVSTIRPSLAMATQSEYLFPSNRSKHLSGQQFNSIVKKSAKNAGIQSVKAVNKSGEARSSITAHTLRHSFAMAAVEKGWNLYVLKNALGHSSVEITEMYLHEDEKEVLTNYRRRGPKSE, encoded by the coding sequence ATGAGTAGCTCGGATCCCTCTGCTGTTGTTCTTTCTCGACTCAAAAGGCGAAAAAGTGAGTCAACTTATCGAGAGTATAAAAGGCATATTAATCAGTTTCAAGAATGGATCGAAACAGAACATGATATCTCGATTTTTGAGATAGATATGTTATCTATAGAGGACATGATCGATACCATGATTGATGAAAAGTATTCAGCATCCTCAATTCGGGTTCGATTATCTGCTCTCTCTGAATTTTACAAAGAAGTAAATAAAATAAATAATGACCTCATTGAAGTACCAACTACAAAGAATCCGGTAGAAAATATAACTCTTTCCGAATGGAACGATGTATATAAAGAAGAAAAGAAAAAGGAGCCAACTACGAAGGAAGATGTTTCATACCTTCCTCCTACTGGAATAGAAGAATTAGCAAATAATGTACCGAAACCCCGGATGAGAAATGAATTACTAATAAGATTATGCTATCAAACAGGCTTACGGAGAAAAGAGCTTGTTAAATTAAAATTATCTGATGGTACTTGGCATAGTTATGGAAGGCCACGGAAAATTACTATAAGATCAGAAAACGCCAAGAACGGGAAAAGGAGAGTCGTCGGATATCAACCTTCCTTGGATCTCCTCCTTGACCAATGGGTATCAACTATACGTCCAAGTCTTGCCATGGCTACTCAAAGCGAGTATCTCTTCCCGAGTAATCGGAGCAAGCACCTATCTGGTCAACAGTTCAACAGTATAGTAAAAAAGTCAGCGAAGAATGCAGGTATTCAATCGGTAAAAGCTGTAAACAAATCCGGAGAAGCAAGATCGTCCATTACAGCCCATACTCTTCGTCATTCATTTGCAATGGCAGCTGTCGAAAAAGGGTGGAATCTATATGTGTTAAAAAATGCTCTTGGCCATTCTTCAGTAGAAATTACTGAAATGTACCTTCATGAAGATGAAAAAGAAGTACTGACAAACTATCGTCGGAGAGGGCCAAAATCGGAATAA
- a CDS encoding HEPN domain-containing protein, which translates to MENKNEEIKSSIERAVRKFMVMAGRKMDAFLIGIPERRVFLPVDDGIEECNVTDYRKLVHNAIPYDNEILIDTAELIQYHDLYDTDNVPIEWRSRIIDFEAKEYQIDEDIDIYKHDLIQLTGLVAEAQGDLNFDQEVFNNVCDNVFKNITNSIRTFSVYCPIMNSQGDFESITLPLDFNFKNVPERYSINKSEIIPINDRHIAGYYTAAGRRSIPRVDPNFEHLISHLLKIDILGKPGYNAYRQYVKALGRCLRLRRPEFGVVYMGPAFIQDHNILPHRFNIPQFSSISPSELSVEHTYTTETYGLSAWDRYTINEEEVEELERFINRYLKHLNAEYDTELSGTIRRYDKMFSNLYIEDKLVDCAIGLEGSLLRDIGNTSSFTFRLKLRGNALLQSLDVNRSDIQDFFKSLYYVRGEIVHNDRNIDNLIGNIDYQPPTVSENSLAIDYSTFAKRVLADTIISYIDIDIDLGMGVTETNKMIDDELLNTRIEFDSVE; encoded by the coding sequence ATGGAAAATAAGAACGAAGAAATCAAATCCTCCATTGAGAGAGCAGTCAGAAAATTCATGGTTATGGCTGGTCGAAAAATGGATGCTTTCTTAATCGGTATTCCAGAGCGCCGTGTATTCCTACCTGTAGATGATGGTATAGAAGAATGCAACGTTACTGATTATAGAAAATTAGTACATAATGCAATACCATATGATAATGAAATTTTGATAGATACTGCTGAATTGATCCAATACCACGATTTATATGATACTGATAACGTTCCGATAGAGTGGCGGTCCAGAATTATAGACTTTGAAGCAAAAGAATATCAGATTGACGAGGATATAGACATATATAAACATGATTTGATACAACTAACCGGTCTGGTCGCAGAAGCGCAAGGGGATCTTAATTTCGACCAAGAAGTGTTCAATAATGTGTGCGACAATGTTTTTAAAAATATCACCAATAGTATCCGGACGTTTTCCGTCTATTGTCCTATCATGAACTCGCAAGGAGATTTTGAGTCGATTACATTACCGTTAGATTTCAACTTTAAGAATGTTCCAGAAAGGTATAGTATAAACAAATCAGAAATCATACCTATTAATGATAGACATATAGCGGGTTACTATACAGCTGCGGGTCGAAGAAGTATCCCCAGAGTAGATCCCAATTTTGAACATCTAATAAGTCATTTATTAAAAATAGATATTTTAGGAAAACCCGGATACAATGCTTACCGGCAGTATGTCAAAGCTCTTGGAAGATGCCTTCGACTCAGAAGACCCGAATTTGGAGTGGTATATATGGGACCAGCATTCATCCAAGATCATAATATTCTTCCACATCGGTTTAACATTCCCCAATTCAGTTCGATAAGTCCTTCTGAATTATCGGTAGAACATACGTATACTACGGAAACCTATGGTCTATCAGCGTGGGATAGATATACAATTAATGAAGAGGAAGTCGAAGAACTTGAGAGATTTATAAACCGATATCTAAAGCATCTTAATGCAGAATATGATACAGAACTTTCAGGAACGATTCGAAGATATGATAAAATGTTTTCGAATTTATACATAGAAGATAAATTGGTGGATTGTGCAATAGGGTTGGAAGGGAGTCTCTTACGAGATATAGGAAACACCTCTTCGTTCACATTTCGGTTGAAGCTACGAGGAAACGCCCTTTTGCAATCTTTGGATGTTAATAGATCCGACATACAAGATTTCTTTAAATCCTTATACTATGTACGAGGAGAGATCGTCCATAATGACCGGAATATCGATAATCTTATTGGAAATATAGATTATCAACCACCTACCGTTTCAGAAAATTCTTTGGCTATTGACTATTCTACATTCGCCAAAAGAGTATTAGCAGATACGATTATCTCTTATATTGATATAGACATTGATCTTGGAATGGGTGTTACTGAGACAAATAAGATGATTGATGACGAATTATTGAATACTCGCATAGAGTTTGATAGCGTCGAATAA
- a CDS encoding 50S ribosomal protein L21e has translation MPSSNGPLNGTRKKLSNHPRERGTSPPQRAVTRFEEGQRVHLKIDPSVPDGRFHPRFNGHTGVVAGEQGTAYKVEITDGGKRKTLIAKPAHLRAQE, from the coding sequence ATGCCGAGTTCAAACGGACCCCTCAACGGCACACGTAAGAAGCTCTCGAACCACCCGCGCGAGCGCGGTACCTCCCCGCCACAGCGCGCGGTCACTCGCTTCGAGGAGGGCCAGCGCGTCCACCTCAAGATCGACCCGAGCGTCCCCGACGGGCGCTTCCATCCCCGATTCAACGGCCACACCGGCGTCGTCGCCGGCGAGCAGGGCACGGCCTACAAGGTCGAGATCACCGACGGCGGCAAGCGAAAGACCCTGATCGCAAAGCCCGCCCACCTGCGCGCTCAGGAATGA
- a CDS encoding 50S ribosomal protein L10: MSTTQAEGERKTENLPEWKREEVDELVEMLDSYESVGVVNIAGIPSRQLQNMRRDLHGSAELRVSRNTLLTRALEAVDDGLEQLTGHVAGQVGVIGTNDNPFGLYKQLEESKSPAPIGAGEVAPNDIVIPEGDTGVDPGPFVGELQQVGAAARIQDGSIHVTEDSQVLSEGEEVSQDLSNVLSELGIEPKEVGLDLRSVYSEGILFDPEDLAIDVDEYRADIEAAAAGARNLSINAVYPTAQTAPALLSKATGEAKSLGLFAAIESPDLAGDLVSKADAQVRALAAQIDDEEALPEELRGVEAPAAPAEEEADADADEEEQADEDEADAEPEDDDDDSGGEGLGAMFG, encoded by the coding sequence ATGAGCACCACACAAGCCGAGGGCGAACGCAAGACCGAGAACCTCCCCGAGTGGAAGCGCGAGGAGGTCGACGAACTCGTCGAGATGCTCGATTCGTACGAGAGCGTCGGCGTCGTCAACATCGCCGGCATTCCGAGCCGCCAGCTCCAGAACATGCGCCGTGACCTCCACGGCAGCGCGGAGCTGCGGGTCAGCCGCAACACGCTGCTCACTCGCGCGCTCGAGGCCGTCGACGACGGCCTCGAACAGCTCACCGGACACGTCGCGGGGCAGGTCGGCGTCATCGGGACGAACGACAACCCCTTCGGGCTGTACAAACAGCTCGAAGAGTCGAAATCGCCCGCGCCCATCGGTGCCGGCGAGGTCGCCCCGAACGACATCGTCATCCCCGAAGGGGATACGGGAGTCGACCCGGGCCCGTTCGTCGGCGAGCTCCAGCAGGTCGGTGCCGCCGCGCGGATTCAGGACGGCTCGATCCACGTCACGGAGGACTCACAGGTCCTCTCGGAGGGCGAGGAGGTCTCACAGGACCTCTCGAACGTCCTCTCGGAGCTCGGCATCGAGCCAAAGGAGGTCGGACTCGACCTTCGATCCGTCTACAGCGAGGGCATCCTCTTCGACCCCGAGGACCTCGCGATCGACGTCGACGAGTACCGTGCGGACATCGAGGCCGCCGCCGCCGGCGCACGGAACCTCTCGATCAACGCCGTCTACCCGACGGCCCAGACCGCACCCGCACTGCTCTCGAAGGCCACGGGCGAAGCCAAAAGCCTCGGCCTGTTCGCCGCCATCGAGAGCCCCGACCTCGCGGGCGATCTCGTGAGCAAGGCCGACGCGCAGGTGCGCGCACTTGCGGCACAGATCGACGACGAGGAGGCCCTTCCCGAGGAGCTGCGTGGCGTCGAAGCGCCCGCAGCGCCCGCCGAGGAGGAGGCCGACGCGGATGCGGACGAGGAAGAACAGGCTGACGAAGACGAGGCCGACGCCGAACCCGAGGACGACGACGACGACTCGGGCGGCGAAGGGCTCGGAGCGATGTTCGGATAA
- a CDS encoding 50S ribosomal protein L1 produces the protein MADQDIEQAVARALEDAPQRNFRETVDLAINLRDLDLNDPSNRVDESVVLPSGTGQDTRIVVFAEGETAVRAEEVADEVFSSDDLADLGDDQDAAKDLAEETDFFIAEASMMPTIGASLGQVLGPRGKMPTPLQPDEDVVETVNRMKNTVQVRSRDRRTFHALVGSEEMSAEEIGDNIDTILRRLYGDLEKGPLNIDSVYVKTTMGPAVEVA, from the coding sequence ATGGCAGATCAGGACATAGAACAAGCAGTCGCTCGCGCACTCGAGGACGCACCGCAACGGAATTTCCGTGAGACGGTCGACCTCGCGATCAACCTGCGCGATCTCGATCTCAACGATCCGTCGAACCGTGTCGACGAGAGCGTCGTCCTTCCCTCGGGAACGGGACAGGACACGCGTATCGTCGTCTTTGCCGAGGGCGAAACCGCCGTCCGGGCCGAAGAAGTCGCCGACGAGGTCTTCTCTAGCGATGACCTCGCCGATCTCGGCGACGACCAGGACGCCGCGAAAGACCTCGCCGAAGAAACAGACTTCTTCATCGCCGAAGCCTCGATGATGCCCACTATCGGTGCATCGCTCGGGCAGGTGCTCGGCCCCCGCGGGAAGATGCCGACGCCGCTTCAGCCCGACGAGGACGTCGTCGAGACCGTCAACCGGATGAAGAACACGGTGCAGGTCCGCAGCCGCGACCGGCGAACGTTCCACGCGCTCGTCGGCAGCGAGGAGATGTCCGCCGAGGAGATCGGCGACAACATCGACACGATCCTGCGCCGACTGTACGGCGATCTGGAGAAGGGCCCGCTGAACATCGATTCGGTCTACGTCAAGACCACGATGGGACCGGCAGTGGAGGTGGCCTAA
- a CDS encoding elongation factor 1-beta — MGKVAAKLKVMPQNPEIDLDELQDRLEGSLPEGAKINGFERDDVAFGLVALLPTVIVPDDAGGTEAVEERFSDVDGVESVEVENVGRI; from the coding sequence ATGGGGAAGGTCGCCGCGAAGCTCAAGGTCATGCCCCAGAATCCCGAAATCGACCTCGATGAGCTTCAGGACCGACTCGAAGGCTCGCTTCCCGAGGGCGCGAAGATCAACGGCTTCGAGCGCGACGACGTCGCGTTCGGGCTCGTTGCGCTGCTCCCGACCGTGATCGTCCCCGACGATGCGGGCGGGACGGAGGCCGTCGAGGAGCGCTTCTCGGATGTCGACGGCGTCGAGAGCGTCGAAGTCGAGAACGTCGGCCGCATCTAA